The proteins below are encoded in one region of Mycolicibacterium neworleansense:
- a CDS encoding ABC transporter ATP-binding protein — translation MAARTGNLTEEVAVVRQLSRSFGGTTILDAVDLTIRKGEFVALLGRSGSGKSTLLRALAGLDHGVAGTGDLYVARDVSVVFQDSRLLPWSRVLDNVALGLSGREVRQRASAVLADVGLAGRENAWPYELSGGEQQRVALARSLVRDPALLLADEPFGALDALTRVRMHQLLKELCAKYEPGVLLVTHDVDEAVTLADRVLVLDGGRFVVDRKLDFHTPDARTYRNPEFIAHREALLAALGVGESGPHKQISGDPL, via the coding sequence GTGGCGGCGCGCACTGGGAACCTGACCGAGGAAGTCGCCGTCGTCCGCCAACTCAGCCGATCATTCGGTGGCACAACGATTCTCGATGCGGTCGACCTAACCATCCGTAAAGGCGAGTTCGTGGCCCTGCTGGGGCGCAGCGGCTCCGGCAAGAGCACGCTGCTGCGCGCCCTGGCCGGGCTCGACCACGGCGTCGCCGGGACAGGCGATTTGTACGTCGCCCGCGACGTGTCGGTGGTGTTCCAGGATTCCCGGCTACTGCCGTGGTCGCGGGTGCTCGACAACGTCGCGCTCGGACTGTCCGGCCGCGAGGTCAGGCAACGGGCGAGCGCGGTGCTGGCCGACGTGGGGCTGGCCGGACGAGAAAACGCCTGGCCGTACGAACTGTCCGGTGGTGAGCAGCAGCGCGTGGCGCTGGCCCGCTCACTGGTGCGCGATCCGGCGCTGCTGCTGGCGGACGAGCCGTTCGGGGCCCTCGACGCCCTCACCCGGGTCCGCATGCACCAACTCCTCAAGGAGCTGTGCGCCAAGTACGAACCCGGGGTGCTGCTGGTGACCCACGATGTCGACGAGGCCGTGACACTGGCCGACCGGGTTCTCGTGCTCGACGGGGGACGTTTCGTCGTTGACCGGAAGCTGGACTTCCACACCCCCGATGCCCGCACTTACCGCAACCCGGAGTTCATCGCGCATCGCGAGGCACTGCTCGCCGC